One region of Malania oleifera isolate guangnan ecotype guangnan chromosome 6, ASM2987363v1, whole genome shotgun sequence genomic DNA includes:
- the LOC131157784 gene encoding vestitone reductase-like, whose translation MEGGGDKGAVCVTGGTGFVASWLIMKLLQHGYSVRATVRSPPPATPSPESKKDISFLTSLPGATEKLQIFNADMSEPDSFDAAIEGCVGVFHVAHTTDFESKEPEDKATERAINGTLGILNACLNSNTVKRVVYTSSVTAVVFKRDSNDFSEEEKEALDESAWSDVEFLRGWDSDAAAYMISKTLTERAALEFAEKHGLDLVTVIPSFIVGPFLCPRIPSSVYTSLSMILGDQDHYTYLISVSMVHIDDVAAAHIFLFEHPHAKGRYNCSSHDITIHGLSEFLSTRYPEFKIPTADYLKDIDGYRAKGLSSKKLMESGFNFEYGLNEMYDGAIQCCKEKGFL comes from the exons aTGGAAGGCGGAGGGGATAAGGGCGCAGTTTGTGTGACAGGGGGCACTGGATTCGTAGCATCATGGCTGATCATGAAGCTCCTTCAGCATGGCTACTCTGTTCGAGCTACTGTTCGGTCTCCCCCACCAGCTACCCCCTCT CCCGAGA GCAAGAAAGACATCAGCTTCCTCACAAGCCTGCCAGGCGCAACAGAAAAgcttcaaatcttcaatgcagACATGAGCGAACCAGACAGCTTCGACGCGGCCATCGAAGGCTGCGTGGGCGTTTTCCACGTCGCTCACACCACGGATTTCGAGAGCAAAGAACCCGAAGATAAAGCCACAGAAAGAGCCATCAATGGGACTTTGGGCATCCTAAATGCGTGCCTGAATTCAAACACAGTAAAAAGAGTTGTGTACACTTCCAGCGTAACAGCTGTGGTGTTCAAACGTGACAGCAACGATTTTAGTGAGGAGGAGAAGGAGGCGTTGGATGAGAGTGCATGGAGTGATGTAGAGTTCCTCAGAGGCTGGGATTCTGACGCGGCTGCTTACATGATTTCCAAGACCTTGACTGAGAGAGCAGCTCTGGAGTTTGCAGAGAAGCATGGGTTGGATTTGGTGACTGTGATTCCTTCTTTCATTGTTGGCCCTTTCCTCTGTCCTCGCATTCCTAGCTCTGTCTACACTTCTCTGTCTATGATTTTGG gAGACCAGGATCATTATACATATCTCATTAGTGTAAGTATGGTGCACATAGATGATGTGGCCGCTGCACATATCTTCCTCTTTGAACATCCTCATGCCAAAGGGAGGTACAATTGTTCTTCCCATGACATAACAATTCATGGATTGTCTGAATTTCTTTCTACCAGATACCCAGAATTCAAAATCCCAACTGCAGA TTATTTAAAAGATATTGATGGTTACAGAGCAAAAGGACTCTCATCCAAGAAGCTAATGGAGTCTGGGTTCAACTTTGAGTATGGCCTCAATGAGATGTATGATGGAGCCATCCAATGCTGCAAAGAAAAGGGGTTTCTGTAG